A stretch of the Archangium violaceum genome encodes the following:
- a CDS encoding GNAT family N-acetyltransferase, with amino-acid sequence MKVDVIRETRDFLALRGEWRRLCESSRARVFNTWEWLFGWHQHLGGHRRLFLLTVRDGEGVLAGVLPLSIEERRWGGARLRWLRFLGDEGVGSDYLDAVLRPGDEASLTEALAEALASTWREWDVLELSDMEETSPTVALLGARCRTRGWNLESTARNRCPYETFEAGEGFDTFLARVARADNFLRRRKWLERQRGFAITRAEGREELARALPEFLRLHALRWGGRSALDAPCIQAFHQTVVPLLAEAGRARIYLMSVEGRAVASVYALLHGRTFSYYNAGYDPEWKARSVGLVLVGETFRDALAEGFSEYDFLRGVEAYKSDWTRGLRTTVRLRITRPASCGSWVVRAQALERTGREVLRDALPEEMLARVRRWRAMGRPEQGRC; translated from the coding sequence ATGAAGGTGGATGTCATTCGGGAGACGCGGGACTTCCTGGCGCTGCGCGGCGAGTGGCGGCGTTTGTGTGAGTCCAGTCGGGCTCGCGTCTTCAACACCTGGGAGTGGCTCTTCGGCTGGCATCAGCACCTCGGAGGACACCGGCGGCTCTTCCTCCTCACGGTGAGGGACGGGGAGGGCGTGCTCGCCGGAGTGCTGCCGCTCTCCATCGAGGAGCGGCGATGGGGAGGTGCCCGTCTGAGGTGGCTCCGGTTCCTGGGAGATGAGGGCGTGGGGAGCGATTACCTCGATGCCGTGCTCCGGCCCGGGGACGAGGCGTCCCTCACCGAGGCCCTGGCCGAGGCGCTCGCGAGCACCTGGCGCGAGTGGGACGTCCTGGAGTTGTCGGACATGGAGGAGACGTCCCCCACGGTGGCGCTCCTGGGCGCGCGCTGCCGAACGCGTGGGTGGAACCTCGAGAGCACCGCGCGCAACCGTTGTCCGTACGAGACGTTCGAGGCCGGCGAGGGCTTCGATACCTTCTTGGCGCGGGTGGCCCGGGCCGACAACTTCCTGCGTCGCCGCAAGTGGCTCGAGCGCCAGCGGGGCTTCGCCATCACGAGGGCGGAGGGACGTGAGGAACTCGCGCGCGCGCTGCCAGAGTTCCTCCGGTTGCATGCCTTGCGCTGGGGAGGGCGCAGCGCGCTCGATGCTCCGTGCATCCAGGCCTTCCACCAGACGGTGGTGCCGCTCCTGGCGGAAGCGGGAAGGGCTCGCATCTACTTGATGTCGGTGGAGGGCAGGGCGGTGGCGTCCGTCTACGCGCTGCTGCACGGACGCACCTTCAGTTATTACAACGCGGGATACGACCCCGAGTGGAAGGCGCGGAGCGTGGGGCTCGTCCTGGTGGGCGAGACGTTCCGGGATGCGCTGGCCGAGGGCTTCTCCGAGTATGACTTCCTGCGAGGCGTCGAGGCCTACAAGTCGGACTGGACGCGAGGGCTCCGGACGACGGTGCGGCTGCGCATCACCCGGCCGGCGAGTTGTGGCTCCTGGGTCGTGCGAGCCCAGGCCCTGGAGCGGACGGGGCGGGAGGTGCTTCGGGACGCGCTTCCCGAGGAAATGCTCGCGCGCGTCCGGCGGTGGAGGGCCATGGGCCGTCCAGAACAGGGACGGTGTTGA
- a CDS encoding hybrid sensor histidine kinase/response regulator encodes MNAPTAVNRRILVVDDNQAIHQDFRKILCAQPASTALDAMEAALFGGAAAAPVDTGFELDSAFQGEEGIARVKEAVAQGRPYALAFVDIRMPPGIDGVETAQRLWKEDEDLQVVLCSAYSDYSWEEMTQRLGISQRLLILRKPFDNIEVRQLAHALTEKWELLRQSHKRMEDLSREVEEWTRELSVANERLRKEMEDRAKLEVRLVQAQRLEALGRLSAGLAHEINNPLSVIMASVGFIRSELDDHAKGGRPVDPGELSEVCSDALIGAERILRIVNDFRLFSRLDGQPQTRVDLREVLDHALSGASYNLGPKAQVVRDYQDVPPVHGSEQGLEQVFLGLLNNAGYAVQGIAEPRVSITARQRDDGWVVVEVKDNGVGIAKEHLGRIFDPFFTTKPPGTGTGLGLSICYGIISGLGGSIEVDSAPGEGSTFRVKLPKGPEVATSASGP; translated from the coding sequence ATGAACGCCCCGACCGCAGTCAACCGCCGCATACTCGTGGTGGATGACAACCAGGCCATCCACCAGGACTTCCGCAAGATTCTGTGTGCGCAGCCGGCCAGCACCGCGCTGGACGCCATGGAAGCCGCGCTCTTCGGAGGGGCGGCGGCGGCGCCCGTGGACACGGGCTTCGAGCTGGACTCGGCCTTCCAGGGCGAGGAGGGAATCGCCCGGGTGAAGGAGGCGGTGGCGCAGGGCCGGCCGTACGCGCTGGCCTTCGTGGACATCCGCATGCCGCCGGGCATCGACGGCGTGGAGACGGCGCAGCGGCTGTGGAAGGAGGACGAGGACCTGCAGGTGGTGCTCTGCTCGGCCTACTCCGACTACTCGTGGGAGGAGATGACGCAGCGGCTGGGCATCAGCCAGCGCCTGCTGATTCTGCGCAAGCCCTTCGACAACATCGAGGTGCGGCAGCTGGCGCACGCGCTCACGGAGAAGTGGGAGCTGCTGCGGCAGAGCCACAAGCGCATGGAGGACCTGTCGCGCGAGGTGGAGGAGTGGACGCGCGAGCTGTCGGTCGCCAACGAGCGGTTGCGCAAGGAGATGGAGGACCGGGCGAAGCTGGAGGTGCGCCTGGTGCAGGCCCAGCGGCTGGAGGCGCTCGGGCGGCTGTCCGCGGGCCTGGCGCACGAAATCAACAACCCGCTGAGCGTCATCATGGCGAGCGTGGGCTTCATCCGCTCGGAGCTGGACGACCATGCCAAGGGGGGCCGGCCGGTGGACCCGGGTGAGCTGAGCGAGGTGTGCTCGGACGCGCTGATTGGCGCCGAGCGGATTCTTCGCATCGTCAACGACTTCCGGCTCTTCTCGAGGTTGGACGGGCAGCCGCAGACGCGGGTGGACCTGCGCGAGGTGTTGGACCATGCGCTGTCCGGGGCCAGCTACAACCTGGGGCCCAAGGCGCAGGTGGTGCGCGACTACCAGGACGTGCCGCCGGTGCACGGCAGCGAGCAGGGACTGGAGCAGGTGTTCCTGGGCCTGCTGAACAACGCCGGGTACGCGGTGCAGGGAATCGCCGAGCCGCGTGTGAGCATCACCGCGCGCCAGCGCGATGACGGCTGGGTGGTGGTGGAGGTGAAGGACAACGGGGTGGGCATCGCCAAGGAGCACCTGGGCCGCATCTTCGACCCCTTCTTCACCACCAAGCCCCCGGGCACGGGCACGGGCCTGGGCCTGTCCATCTGTTACGGCATCATCTCGGGGCTCGGTGGCTCCATCGAGGTGGACAGCGCGCCGGGCGAGGGCTCCACCTTCCGGGTGAAGCTGCCGAAGGGGCCCGAGGTCGCGACCTCGGCGTCGGGTCCGTAG
- a CDS encoding GrpB family protein — translation MFETVPRIIGPYVRETVACRPYDARVVEVARRVGEAVREHLPEVMVEHVGSTSVPGCEGKGVVDLMIPVEPGQLEPVKALLDALGFQNSREAVDAMAERFRRQGLPEVDGPRQTGDGYYECVVLDPDGNRIEITV, via the coding sequence ATGTTCGAGACCGTTCCCCGCATCATCGGGCCGTATGTCCGCGAGACAGTCGCCTGTCGTCCCTATGACGCTCGCGTGGTGGAGGTGGCCCGGCGCGTGGGTGAGGCTGTTCGCGAGCACCTGCCTGAAGTCATGGTGGAGCACGTGGGGAGCACCTCCGTGCCGGGCTGCGAGGGCAAGGGGGTCGTGGACCTGATGATTCCGGTCGAGCCCGGGCAACTGGAGCCGGTGAAGGCGCTGCTGGATGCGCTCGGATTCCAGAACTCCCGCGAGGCGGTCGACGCCATGGCCGAGCGCTTCCGTCGCCAGGGCCTCCCCGAGGTGGATGGTCCCCGGCAGACGGGTGACGGGTACTACGAGTGCGTCGTGCTCGACCCCGATGGTAATCGCATCGAAATCACCGTCTGA
- a CDS encoding aminotransferase class V-fold PLP-dependent enzyme, giving the protein MDALMAIPSVPDLGPAHWVPRSDRRVLFPFNRTGLELTYLGRNAVWWAARLLGLEGWEVIVPAYHHGVEIAALLHAGARLRFARVDASGRMDPDDVRSRVGPRTRAIYVIHYAGFPQPLEELAEVARGCGVFLIEDCALSLFSREADRPLGSRGDAAIFCFYKTLPVPHGGGLLMRECREAGPMALTPPPLLPTLSHLTGSMLMAAERRSQGTGRLLRGVTKSFTCHVRAMARLEDVPVGTQDFDPSVVHFGMSAVAERVLRNVDADEVVRRRRANWLHLHERIGRPERATWSSLPPGVCPLFYALEVDDKDRALRLLWSRGIQAVDFWRSGHPAATCEHFPEVTALRQRVVELPCHQGLGPEDIEHVARVAREALET; this is encoded by the coding sequence ATGGATGCGCTGATGGCCATTCCGTCGGTGCCGGATCTCGGTCCGGCGCACTGGGTGCCGCGTTCTGACCGTAGGGTCCTCTTCCCCTTCAACAGGACCGGGCTCGAGCTGACCTATCTGGGCCGCAATGCGGTGTGGTGGGCCGCCAGGTTGCTGGGGCTCGAGGGGTGGGAGGTCATCGTCCCGGCGTACCACCATGGCGTGGAGATCGCCGCCCTGCTCCACGCGGGAGCACGGCTCCGGTTCGCGCGCGTGGATGCGTCGGGGCGGATGGATCCGGACGACGTCCGCTCGCGCGTGGGGCCTCGCACGCGTGCCATCTATGTCATTCATTACGCGGGTTTCCCCCAGCCCCTGGAGGAGCTGGCGGAGGTCGCTCGCGGATGCGGCGTCTTCCTGATCGAGGACTGTGCGTTGTCGCTCTTCTCCCGCGAGGCCGACCGGCCGCTGGGGAGCAGGGGAGACGCCGCCATCTTCTGCTTCTACAAGACGCTCCCCGTGCCTCATGGGGGGGGCCTGCTCATGCGGGAATGCCGCGAGGCCGGGCCCATGGCACTCACACCGCCTCCGCTCCTGCCGACGCTCTCGCACCTGACCGGCTCGATGCTGATGGCGGCCGAGCGCCGCTCCCAGGGGACGGGCAGGTTGCTGCGCGGGGTGACGAAGTCCTTCACCTGTCATGTCCGGGCCATGGCGCGACTCGAGGACGTTCCGGTGGGAACCCAGGACTTCGACCCCTCGGTGGTCCATTTCGGGATGAGCGCCGTCGCCGAGAGGGTGCTCAGGAACGTGGACGCGGACGAAGTGGTGCGTCGCCGGCGCGCCAACTGGCTCCACCTCCACGAGCGTATTGGCAGACCCGAGCGAGCGACCTGGTCCTCGCTGCCGCCTGGGGTGTGCCCGCTCTTCTATGCGCTGGAGGTGGATGACAAGGATCGCGCGCTGCGCCTGTTGTGGTCACGCGGCATCCAGGCGGTCGACTTCTGGAGATCCGGCCATCCCGCGGCGACGTGCGAGCACTTCCCGGAGGTGACGGCACTCCGCCAGCGGGTGGTGGAGCTCCCCTGCCATCAGGGGCTCGGCCCCGAGGACATCGAGCACGTCGCGCGGGTGGCGCGAGAGGCGCTGGAGACATGA
- a CDS encoding DUF2380 domain-containing protein produces MLATSKEGIGGQVGGVFRPYVAHGVNQLKWMNAALGGATRLTKAASEVDDPDMELALLRLTGPRLQAAMFGSILLATWLDFLNLADVVLEKCPYYSEEKLLVDMARWQEMLEPAMTELASLEPGRVEAAASELPALMGQLTAEFEATRRAVRVAEERVGKLMAAAQSMEMLTMLSAMRVSLPRLPPSAPATLGVGMVVGSNGVMMGTRIVVSAEWVEMMRRLVRAGVISISAVSAAVRIHAGQVVMAEAHDELPRGVRDALGDGPEVRGMRQTDRAGAGMAEPPRHHVLPREFREWFEKRGFTGEMSIDQFCVRMEKANHEAIHGGGDWRLGRTWPGEWNQMIMKSLIDAETAAGRTLTRSEILKIVAHRMKSYSIPMDFIPW; encoded by the coding sequence ATGCTCGCGACCAGCAAGGAGGGCATCGGCGGTCAGGTCGGCGGCGTGTTCAGGCCCTACGTCGCCCATGGCGTCAATCAACTGAAATGGATGAACGCCGCGCTCGGTGGTGCCACCCGTCTGACGAAAGCGGCCTCGGAGGTAGATGACCCGGATATGGAGCTCGCGCTCCTTCGGCTCACGGGCCCACGGCTCCAGGCCGCGATGTTCGGCTCCATCCTGCTGGCCACATGGCTCGACTTCCTGAACCTCGCCGACGTCGTGCTCGAGAAGTGCCCGTATTACAGCGAGGAGAAGCTGCTCGTGGACATGGCGCGCTGGCAGGAGATGCTCGAGCCGGCCATGACGGAGCTGGCGTCCCTGGAGCCAGGGCGGGTGGAGGCGGCGGCGAGCGAGCTTCCCGCGCTGATGGGCCAGCTCACCGCCGAGTTCGAGGCGACGCGTAGGGCGGTGCGCGTGGCGGAGGAGCGCGTGGGGAAGTTGATGGCGGCGGCGCAGAGCATGGAGATGCTCACCATGCTCTCGGCGATGAGAGTGTCGCTGCCCCGGCTGCCGCCGAGCGCACCCGCCACGCTTGGAGTGGGTATGGTGGTGGGCTCGAACGGCGTGATGATGGGGACGCGGATTGTGGTGTCCGCCGAGTGGGTGGAGATGATGCGCCGGCTCGTGCGGGCGGGCGTCATCTCCATTTCAGCTGTCAGCGCGGCCGTGCGGATCCACGCCGGCCAGGTGGTGATGGCGGAGGCTCACGACGAGCTGCCGCGGGGCGTGCGAGACGCGCTCGGTGATGGGCCAGAGGTACGTGGCATGCGCCAGACCGACAGGGCGGGGGCTGGCATGGCCGAGCCACCGCGGCACCACGTGCTGCCGAGAGAGTTCCGCGAGTGGTTCGAGAAGCGCGGCTTCACTGGCGAAATGAGCATCGACCAGTTCTGCGTCAGAATGGAGAAGGCAAACCACGAGGCGATCCATGGCGGGGGCGATTGGCGCCTGGGCCGCACGTGGCCCGGCGAATGGAACCAGATGATCATGAAGTCGCTAATCGACGCCGAGACTGCGGCTGGCCGGACGTTGACGCGAAGCGAGATCCTGAAAATCGTCGCGCATCGCATGAAGAGCTATAGCATTCCGATGGATTTCATTCCCTGGTGA
- a CDS encoding DUF2378 family protein: protein MQGLGETREPGAGRSSAAQRRLVFEHTVEGLFRFSLSSRLSAQAWQALRGVGIDLARPLLPAYSDEAWKRGLEIAVADLYPLLPREEAWRQLGREVVNGMTHTLMGRAMVGVARLLGPLRMLRRLNNTLRSADNYVEAHITELSPTACEVGLNEVMEQPSYYQGFLEACVALAGGRRVRTRVVSREGRGALFHVEWEE from the coding sequence ATGCAGGGGCTCGGGGAGACTCGGGAGCCGGGCGCCGGGCGTTCGTCCGCGGCGCAGCGGCGGTTGGTGTTCGAGCACACGGTCGAAGGGCTCTTCCGCTTCTCGCTGAGCAGCCGGCTGTCGGCGCAGGCCTGGCAGGCGCTGAGAGGGGTGGGCATCGACCTGGCCAGACCCCTGCTGCCCGCCTACTCGGACGAGGCGTGGAAGAGGGGCCTGGAGATCGCCGTGGCGGACCTCTATCCGCTGCTGCCGCGCGAGGAGGCGTGGCGCCAGCTGGGGCGCGAGGTGGTGAACGGCATGACGCACACGTTGATGGGGCGCGCCATGGTGGGCGTGGCCCGGCTGCTGGGGCCGCTGCGCATGCTGCGTCGGCTGAACAACACCCTGCGCAGCGCGGACAATTACGTGGAAGCGCACATCACCGAGCTGTCTCCCACCGCGTGCGAGGTGGGGCTCAACGAGGTGATGGAGCAGCCCTCGTATTACCAGGGCTTTCTCGAGGCGTGCGTGGCCCTGGCCGGCGGCCGGCGGGTGCGCACGCGGGTGGTGTCGCGTGAGGGACGCGGCGCCCTGTTTCACGTGGAGTGGGAGGAATAG
- a CDS encoding NUDIX hydrolase, giving the protein MSEKSTWRDNWKVRLYERVRERGYDSLTAFASARPTASLIALAEELGEDDVNAVQVFSGLVAEAERSHQVTRLVRGQLVRELAENLPEGWPAVLDDANRFAVAMALSSWISFTPETHEERARQIMTALLATPPPPGWRPLSPDDELLRTLLPDDEV; this is encoded by the coding sequence ATGAGCGAAAAAAGTACTTGGCGAGACAATTGGAAGGTCCGCCTTTATGAACGAGTCCGCGAGCGTGGTTATGACTCGCTCACCGCCTTCGCGAGTGCCCGCCCCACTGCCTCGCTGATTGCATTAGCTGAGGAACTCGGCGAGGACGATGTCAACGCGGTGCAGGTGTTCAGCGGATTGGTCGCGGAGGCTGAGCGGAGCCATCAGGTCACACGTTTGGTGCGTGGGCAGCTTGTGCGCGAACTGGCCGAAAACCTCCCCGAAGGTTGGCCGGCCGTGCTGGACGATGCAAACCGCTTCGCCGTTGCCATGGCACTCTCCTCGTGGATTAGCTTCACCCCAGAGACCCACGAGGAGCGTGCGAGACAGATCATGACGGCTCTCCTCGCCACGCCGCCGCCGCCCGGTTGGCGCCCGCTCAGCCCCGACGACGAGCTGCTTCGCACGCTCCTGCCTGACGACGAAGTCTGA
- a CDS encoding GNAT family N-acetyltransferase, giving the protein MPLSVRPARPEDGPALGRMGAALVRLHHAYDPRRFMTPEEDLESGYRWWLTRELKRQGAVVLVAERDGTVVGYLYATLEGRDWNALRDEHAELHDLWVDESVRGRGVGALLAEELLRRLRAQGVPRVMLMTATKNEAAQRLFARLGWRVTMLEMTRELEDSDEA; this is encoded by the coding sequence ATGCCCCTCTCCGTCCGACCCGCCCGGCCCGAGGACGGGCCCGCGCTGGGACGCATGGGCGCGGCGCTCGTGCGCCTGCACCATGCGTACGACCCCAGGCGCTTCATGACGCCCGAGGAGGACCTGGAGTCCGGCTACCGCTGGTGGCTGACGCGGGAGCTGAAGCGCCAGGGGGCGGTGGTGTTGGTGGCCGAGCGGGATGGCACGGTGGTGGGCTACCTCTACGCCACCCTGGAGGGGCGGGACTGGAACGCGCTGCGCGACGAGCACGCCGAGCTCCACGACCTCTGGGTGGATGAGTCGGTGCGAGGAAGGGGCGTGGGCGCGCTGCTCGCCGAGGAGCTGCTGCGGCGGCTGCGGGCCCAGGGGGTGCCGCGCGTCATGTTGATGACCGCGACGAAGAACGAGGCGGCCCAGCGGCTCTTCGCCCGGCTCGGCTGGCGCGTCACCATGTTGGAGATGACGCGCGAGCTGGAGGATTCCGACGAGGCGTAG
- a CDS encoding esterase/lipase family protein codes for MNRHLVLVPGFGGFDALGTLRYYEGVTRVLERTPLVLHYFPNLPTASVRTRAEQLRAFLDERWQRKVFRPGDELHLVGHSTGGLDLRQLLHLYRELERSPNPRGEAPALKVLGHIRSVQFLSTPHRGTNLVRRMNQPLVRALLIRPLLRACFESARGLRERGTAASGWLLRHVLFRGKRQASANWIDALLDTLEGSYCDEGAYPSALARAAYFELLRWLLHMASDSSALSDLNPERLGDAPPSPAHEDDPEGERRFLVEHGIRYASIVTVARPRTGRWFDLFNRLHAFTAESPVARLGPAQAVQKLLEPRSARMLTPADNDGLVNTVSQVWPDAASSFLVDADHADVIGHFQADTSEDPHGTFKRYDLLNSSSGFDALAFAELWTRIAAFAEGRAYLEPGPTPHPLSGVSR; via the coding sequence ATGAACCGTCATCTCGTGCTCGTCCCGGGCTTCGGTGGGTTCGATGCCCTCGGAACCCTGCGCTACTACGAAGGTGTCACCCGCGTGCTGGAGCGGACGCCGCTCGTCCTGCACTACTTCCCCAACCTGCCCACCGCCAGTGTGCGCACCCGCGCCGAGCAGCTCCGCGCCTTCCTCGACGAGCGCTGGCAGCGCAAGGTGTTCCGTCCCGGAGACGAGCTCCACCTCGTGGGACACTCCACGGGGGGGCTCGACCTGCGCCAGCTCCTGCACCTCTACCGCGAGCTGGAGCGCTCCCCGAATCCACGCGGGGAGGCTCCGGCGCTGAAGGTGCTCGGCCACATCCGCTCGGTGCAGTTCCTCTCCACGCCCCATCGCGGCACCAACCTCGTCCGCCGGATGAACCAGCCGCTGGTGCGTGCCCTCCTCATCCGCCCCCTGCTGCGCGCCTGCTTCGAGAGCGCGCGCGGGTTGCGCGAGCGCGGTACCGCCGCGAGCGGCTGGCTGCTTCGCCACGTCCTCTTCCGGGGCAAGCGCCAGGCGTCGGCCAACTGGATCGACGCCCTCCTCGACACGCTGGAGGGCAGCTACTGTGACGAGGGCGCGTACCCGAGCGCGCTTGCCCGCGCCGCGTACTTCGAGCTGCTGCGCTGGTTGCTCCACATGGCCAGCGACTCCTCGGCGCTGAGCGACCTCAACCCCGAGCGCCTCGGTGACGCGCCTCCCAGCCCCGCGCACGAGGACGACCCCGAGGGCGAGCGGCGCTTCCTCGTCGAGCACGGCATCCGCTACGCCTCCATCGTCACCGTGGCGCGGCCCCGCACGGGGCGGTGGTTCGATCTCTTCAACCGGCTGCATGCCTTCACGGCCGAGTCACCGGTGGCGCGGCTGGGCCCGGCGCAGGCCGTGCAGAAGCTGCTGGAGCCCCGGTCCGCCCGGATGCTCACCCCGGCGGACAACGACGGGCTCGTCAACACCGTCTCCCAGGTCTGGCCCGACGCGGCCTCGAGCTTCCTCGTGGATGCCGACCACGCGGACGTCATCGGCCACTTCCAGGCCGACACCTCCGAGGACCCACATGGCACCTTCAAGCGCTATGACCTGCTCAACTCCTCCTCGGGCTTCGACGCGCTGGCCTTCGCCGAGCTGTGGACGCGCATCGCCGCCTTCGCGGAGGGCCGGGCCTACCTCGAGCCCGGCCCCACGCCGCACCCCTTGAGCGGCGTCTCGCGGTGA
- a CDS encoding two-component system sensor histidine kinase NtrB, with protein MSSMSTRVAGAQGAGGLEPSGQGAARVGVAARLLARLDSCLSRRLRRASAEELGRCRMLVAAHGVLLLCDVLFFLWVPRMPLPLLMGAVALVGGAGSVTSLLLLRRSSSSRIPALLLCTVLTAGFVVAALLLGDVGVGTHAGGMLLPMLCVYLLGPRRALFFVAFGALGVGLVLPLASAAAPGPWGRCLLAALFLLAGWGMSWLLTAVREQANSALERALRALRDHERKLTSLLENTEDVVCSVDMDGRVIAANPALGEMYRELIGVELEPGAHLLPDFAPESLRRRWQECTAQVLAGKRVRFEASPSRLKRPRVLDISVNPVLDVAGRVVGMTVFGRDITDRKEAEARLGEMHRSLLDVSRQAGMAEIATGVLHNVGNALNSVNVSVNLLSERLHQSRLSGLSKATELMTEHSADLGHFFTEDGRGRQLPAYLKALTSQLTVERAELLDEVRTLQKSVEHIKSVVSMQQEHARFSGVVERLEVTALLDDALRLHSVSFERLGIQVKREYTEVPLVRVDRHKLLQILLNLMSNARHALLECGRADKLLTIRVERIAAERLRIAVADNGVGISPEDAPRLFTQGFTTKKDGHGFGLHISALAAAEMDAFLSCSSEGRGQGATFTIDLPISGEENRA; from the coding sequence ATGTCGAGCATGTCCACCAGGGTCGCGGGAGCGCAGGGAGCCGGAGGGCTGGAGCCGTCGGGGCAGGGGGCCGCGCGCGTGGGCGTGGCGGCCCGGCTGTTGGCGCGTCTGGACTCATGCCTCTCCAGGCGGTTGCGTCGCGCGTCGGCCGAGGAGCTCGGCCGCTGCCGGATGTTGGTGGCCGCCCACGGCGTGCTGCTGCTGTGCGACGTGCTGTTCTTCCTCTGGGTGCCGAGGATGCCGCTTCCCCTGCTGATGGGAGCGGTGGCCCTGGTGGGCGGGGCGGGCAGCGTGACGTCGCTGCTGCTGCTGCGCCGGAGCAGCTCCTCGCGGATTCCGGCGCTGCTGCTGTGCACGGTGCTGACGGCGGGCTTCGTGGTGGCGGCGCTGCTCCTGGGGGACGTGGGCGTGGGGACGCATGCGGGCGGCATGCTGCTTCCCATGCTGTGCGTCTACCTGCTGGGGCCCCGCCGGGCCCTCTTCTTCGTGGCCTTTGGCGCCCTGGGCGTGGGGCTGGTGTTGCCGCTGGCCTCCGCGGCGGCTCCCGGCCCGTGGGGGCGTTGCCTGCTGGCCGCGCTCTTCCTCCTGGCCGGCTGGGGGATGAGCTGGCTGCTCACCGCGGTGAGGGAGCAGGCGAACTCGGCGCTCGAGCGGGCGCTGCGGGCGCTGCGAGACCACGAGCGCAAGCTGACGAGCCTGCTGGAGAACACGGAGGACGTCGTGTGCTCCGTGGATATGGATGGGCGGGTCATCGCGGCGAACCCCGCGCTCGGGGAGATGTACCGGGAGTTGATCGGCGTGGAGCTGGAGCCCGGGGCGCACCTCCTCCCGGACTTCGCGCCGGAGTCCCTGCGCCGACGCTGGCAGGAGTGCACCGCGCAGGTGCTCGCTGGCAAGCGCGTGCGCTTCGAGGCCTCGCCCTCGCGGCTCAAGCGGCCGAGGGTGCTGGACATCTCCGTCAACCCGGTGCTCGACGTGGCGGGCCGGGTGGTGGGGATGACGGTGTTCGGCCGGGACATCACGGACCGCAAGGAGGCCGAGGCCCGGCTGGGGGAGATGCACCGCAGCCTTCTGGACGTGTCGCGCCAGGCGGGCATGGCGGAGATCGCCACCGGCGTGTTGCACAACGTGGGCAACGCACTCAACAGCGTGAACGTGTCCGTCAACCTCCTGTCCGAGCGGCTGCACCAGTCGCGGCTGTCCGGCCTGTCGAAGGCCACGGAGCTGATGACCGAGCACTCGGCGGACCTGGGGCACTTCTTCACGGAGGATGGGCGGGGCAGGCAATTGCCCGCCTACCTGAAGGCGCTCACGTCGCAGCTCACGGTGGAGCGGGCGGAGTTGCTGGACGAGGTGCGCACGTTGCAAAAGAGCGTGGAGCACATCAAGAGCGTGGTGAGCATGCAGCAGGAGCACGCGCGCTTCTCGGGAGTGGTGGAGCGGCTGGAGGTGACGGCGCTGTTGGACGACGCGCTGCGCCTGCACTCCGTGTCCTTCGAGCGCCTGGGCATCCAGGTGAAGCGCGAGTATACCGAGGTACCCCTGGTGCGGGTGGACCGGCACAAGCTGCTTCAAATCCTGCTCAACCTGATGAGCAACGCGCGCCATGCGCTGCTGGAGTGCGGGCGGGCGGACAAGCTCCTCACCATCCGGGTGGAACGCATCGCCGCCGAGCGACTGCGTATCGCCGTGGCGGATAATGGGGTAGGCATCTCCCCGGAGGACGCCCCCCGCCTGTTCACCCAGGGATTCACCACCAAGAAGGACGGACACGGGTTCGGCCTTCACATCAGCGCACTTGCCGCGGCGGAGATGGATGCGTTCCTCTCCTGCTCCAGCGAAGGCCGTGGCCAGGGTGCTACGTTTACGATTGATCTGCCCATCTCGGGCGAGGAGAACAGGGCATGA